One Carassius auratus strain Wakin unplaced genomic scaffold, ASM336829v1 scaf_tig00216852, whole genome shotgun sequence DNA window includes the following coding sequences:
- the LOC113099067 gene encoding CD48 antigen-like isoform X2, with the protein MNHKTFSLCLWIWFSHGVIGDRDEVKSVSVTEGDSVSLNSGVSEVQRDDQILWMFNINNSYTRIADIYRQNIYIDDNTLIFGDRLQMDSQTASLTIRNIRTEHSGVYKLQIIKAGVTYKSFSVAVYAPLPSPVITRDTSQCSSSSSSVSRCSLLCSVVNVSAVTLSWYKGNSLLSSISVSDLSISLSLPLEVEYQEKNIYSCVINNPITNQTIHLNITQLCPELTPHSQTVVISLLVIALIVVVAVGVIYLYNKKCKQACPEGKYYSFHHIL; encoded by the exons ATGAATCATAAAACTTTTTCCCTCTGCCTATGGATTTGGTTCTCCCATG gtgttatTGGTGATagagatgaagtgaagtcagtgtcagtgactgaAGGAGATTCTGTCTCTCTTAACTCTGGTGTCTCTGAAGTACAGAGAGATGATCAGATACTGTGGATGTTTAACATTAACAATTCATACACTCGTATTGCTGATATATACAGACAGAACATCTATATAGATGATAATACTCTGATATTTGGAGACAGACTCCAGATGGACAGTCAGACTGcatctctgaccatcagaaacaTCAGAACTGAACACTCTGGAgtttataaactacagatcatcaaAGCTGGAGTCACATACAAGAGTTTTTCTGttgctgtctatg CTCCTCTTCCCTCTCCTGTCATCACCAGAGACActtcacaatgttcttcatcatcatcatcagtgtccagatgttcactgctgtgttcagttgtgaatgtgagtgctgtgactctctcctggtacaaaggaaacagtttattgtccagcatcagtgtgtctgatctcagcatcagtctctctctacctctggaggtggaatatcaggagaaaaacatctacagctgtgtgatcaacaatcccatcacaaaccagaccataCATCtcaacatcactcaactctgtccaG AACTCACTCCGCACTCACAGACGGTGGTAATATCACTTTTAGTGATAGCTCTGATCGTGGTTGTAGCTGTGGGGGTGATATACTTGTACAACAAGAAATGCAAACAAGCATGTCCAGAAGGCAAGTATTACTCTTTTCATCACATATTATGA
- the LOC113099067 gene encoding CD48 antigen-like isoform X3, giving the protein MFLKTFFLCLWIWFSHGVIGDRDEVKSVSVTEGDSVSLNSGVSEVQRDDQILWMFNINNSYTRIADIYRQNIYIDDNTLIFGDRLQMDSQTASLTIRNIRTEHSGVYKLQIIKAGVTYKSFSVAVYAPLPSPVITRDTSQCSSSSSSVSRCSLLCSVVNVSAVTLSWYKGNSLLSSISVSDLSISLSLPLEVEYQEKNIYSCVINNPITNQTIHLNITQLCPELTPHSQTVVISLLVIALIVVVAVGVIYLYNKKCKQACPEET; this is encoded by the exons ATGTTTCTTAAAACTTTTTTCCTCTGCCTATGGATTTGGTTCTCACATG gtgttatTGGTGATagagatgaagtgaagtcagtgtcagtgactgaAGGAGATTCTGTCTCTCTTAACTCTGGTGTCTCTGAAGTACAGAGAGATGATCAGATACTGTGGATGTTTAACATTAACAATTCATACACTCGTATTGCTGATATATACAGACAGAACATCTATATAGATGATAATACTCTGATATTTGGAGACAGACTCCAGATGGACAGTCAGACTGcatctctgaccatcagaaacaTCAGAACTGAACACTCTGGAgtttataaactacagatcatcaaAGCTGGAGTCACATACAAGAGTTTTTCTGttgctgtctatg CTCCTCTTCCCTCTCCTGTCATCACCAGAGACActtcacaatgttcttcatcatcatcatcagtgtccagatgttcactgctgtgttcagttgtgaatgtgagtgctgtgactctctcctggtacaaaggaaacagtttattgtccagcatcagtgtgtctgatctcagcatcagtctctctctacctctggaggtggaatatcaggagaaaaacatctacagctgtgtgatcaacaatcccatcacaaaccagaccataCATCtcaacatcactcaactctgtccaG AACTCACTCCGCACTCACAGACGGTGGTAATATCACTTTTAGTGATAGCTCTGATCGTGGTTGTAGCTGTGGGGGTGATATACTTGTACAACAAGAAATGCAAACAAGCATGTCCAGAAG aaaCCTGA
- the LOC113099067 gene encoding CD48 antigen-like isoform X1, with protein MFLKTFFLCLWIWFSHGVIGDRDEVKSVSVTEGDSVSLNSGVSEVQRDDQILWMFNINNSYTRIADIYRQNIYIDDNTLIFGDRLQMDSQTASLTIRNIRTEHSGVYKLQIIKAGVTYKSFSVAVYAPLPSPVITRDTSQCSSSSSSVSRCSLLCSVVNVSAVTLSWYKGNSLLSSISVSDLSISLSLPLEVEYQEKNIYSCVINNPITNQTIHLNITQLCPELTPHSQTVVISLLVIALIVVVAVGVIYLYNKKCKQACPEGKYYSFHHIL; from the exons ATGTTTCTTAAAACTTTTTTCCTCTGCCTATGGATTTGGTTCTCACATG gtgttatTGGTGATagagatgaagtgaagtcagtgtcagtgactgaAGGAGATTCTGTCTCTCTTAACTCTGGTGTCTCTGAAGTACAGAGAGATGATCAGATACTGTGGATGTTTAACATTAACAATTCATACACTCGTATTGCTGATATATACAGACAGAACATCTATATAGATGATAATACTCTGATATTTGGAGACAGACTCCAGATGGACAGTCAGACTGcatctctgaccatcagaaacaTCAGAACTGAACACTCTGGAgtttataaactacagatcatcaaAGCTGGAGTCACATACAAGAGTTTTTCTGttgctgtctatg CTCCTCTTCCCTCTCCTGTCATCACCAGAGACActtcacaatgttcttcatcatcatcatcagtgtccagatgttcactgctgtgttcagttgtgaatgtgagtgctgtgactctctcctggtacaaaggaaacagtttattgtccagcatcagtgtgtctgatctcagcatcagtctctctctacctctggaggtggaatatcaggagaaaaacatctacagctgtgtgatcaacaatcccatcacaaaccagaccataCATCtcaacatcactcaactctgtccaG AACTCACTCCGCACTCACAGACGGTGGTAATATCACTTTTAGTGATAGCTCTGATCGTGGTTGTAGCTGTGGGGGTGATATACTTGTACAACAAGAAATGCAAACAAGCATGTCCAGAAGGCAAGTATTACTCTTTTCATCACATATTATGA